GTCCTGCAGCTCGGTGAGCAGCTTGTCGCGCAGCACGTCCTGTGCGGCGCGCGGCTTCGCGGGGACGGACACACCCTCGGCGGACGCGGTCAGGACCTGGGACGAGGACGTGTCCGACCAGGGGACCATGGTGACCGCGAGGGTGCCGGACAGGACCAGGACGACGGGCAGGACCAGGGCGAGGGAACGGCCGATACGGCGGGCAGAGTGGGTCACGAGGGCGAGAGTAGCGCTCGGTGAGGATTTGGCGACATCCAGTCACTCGGTCGGGGGATGGTTCGACGTGGTTTTTCGAATAGAGGGTTGACGAGTAGGGCTGAATGGCCCGGTCTGCCGGGGTTCCCGCGGGGGTTGGCGGGGTAGTGGCGGCCGGGGCCGGCTCGGGTTCGGCCGCCGCTCTCGCGGTACCCACCGGCTGTCCGCGTACAACTCGTGCCGAAGGGGCGCCCCTTGGCGGAGCGCCCCTTCGTGTGTCACCCGTTCACGGCTCATCTGCCGCCGTGTGGACGTCAGTCGGAGAGGCGGGCGCCCGAGGACGTCGAGAACACGTGGATCTCGCCGCCGCGCGGCACCACGTGCAGGGTCGAGCCCTTCTCCGGGACCTGGCGGCCGTTCACGCGGACCACGATGTCCTGCTTGCCCTCGGCCTCGGAGGTCGAGCCGTAGACGTAGCCGTCGGCGCCGAGCTCCTCGACCACGTTCACGGTGATGGTCAGGCCGCCCGTGTCGCCGATGTCGAAGTGCTCGGGGCGGACGCCCACCGTGACGGTGCGGTCGCCCGCGTCGGCGGCGGCGGACAGCGCCTCGCGCGACACCGGGACGACGCTGTCGCCGAACTTCACGCCGCCGTCGGTGATCGGGACCTCGACCAGGTTCATGGCGGGCGAGCCGATGAAGCCGGCGACGAAGAGGTTCACGGGGCGGTCGTACATGTTGCGGGGGGTGTCCACCTGCTGGAGCAGGCCGTCCTTGAGGACCGCGACGCGGTCGCCCATCGTCATGGCCTCGACCTGGTCGTGGGTGACGTAGACGGTGGTGATGCCCAGGTCGCGCTGGAGGGCGGCGATCTGCGTACGGGTGGACACGCGGAGCTTGGCGTCCAGGTTCGACAGCGGCTCGTCCATCAGGAAGACCTGCGGCTTGCGGACGATCGCCCGACCCATCGCGACGCGCTGGCGCTGGCCGCCGGAGAGGGCCTTCGGCTTGCGGTCGAGGTACTGGGTGAGGTCCAGCATCTTCGCCGCGTCCTCCACCTTGCGGCGGATGGTCGCCTTGTCCTCGCCGGCGATCTTGAGCGCGAAGCCCATGTTGTCGGCGACGGACATGTGCGGGTAGAGCGCGTAGTTCTGGAACACCATCGCGATGTCCCGGTCCTTGGGCGGCAGGTGCGTGACGTCGCGGTCACCGATGCGGATGGAACCGCCGTTGACGTCCTCCAGGCCGGCGAGCATGCGCAGCGAGGTGGACTTGCCGCAGCCGGAGGGGCCGACGAGGACGAGGAACTCGCCGTCCTCGATCTCCAGCTGGAGCTGGTCCACGGCGGGCTTGTCGCCGCCGGGGTACAGCCGGGTCGCCTTGTCGAAAGTGACAGAAGCCATGGTGATGAATCCCTTCTACCGGCAGGAACGTGCCGGACGATCCGAGTGGAAGGTCTAGTCCAGTAATCGGACTCCGCCCGACGCTACCCCGGCCACGCCCGTTCTGTCAGCACCCGGAGGACGGCGACTTGGATGCCGTCGGGCGGGACGAGGCGACCCCGCGCCGGGCGGGGTGGGGTGCGCGGCGGACTGTCCGGTGCGTCCGTGAACGTGATGGCCCCGCGAATGGCCCGCTGTGTAAAGTGATGACGGTTGCGCCTCCTTAGCTCAGTCCGGCCAGAGCAACGCACTTGTAATGCGTAGGTCATCGGTTCGAATCCGATAGGGGGCTCCGCGCGTGAAGGCCCCGGATCCTTGTGGTCCGGGGCCTTCGGCGTGTGCCGGCGGGGGTCAGTGGCGGCCCGACACGCGGTTCGCGAGGCGGGCCAGGGCGGTGGTGTTCGGGGTGCCGGTGGCGCTCTCGCGGCGGTCCGCCTGGCGGTAGGCGGCGTACAGGGCGTGGACGCCGAGCCAGCGGAAGGGCTCCGGCTCCCAGCGGCGGACGCGGTGGTCGACCCAGGGGAGGGTGGTCAGCTCCGTGGAGTCGCCCAGGACGAGGTCGCGCAGGGTGCGGGCGGCGAGGTGGGAGGTGGCCACGCCGGAGCCGACGTAGCCGCCGGCCCAGCCGAGACCCGTGAGGCGGTCCAGGGTCACGCCGGCGCACCAGTCGCGGGGGACGCCGAGTACACCGGACCACGCGTGGGTGATCTCCGTACCGGCCAGCCGCGGGAAGAAGGAGGTCAGGAGCGTGGTGAGGGCGGTGACGGTGGCGGGGTCGGTGCTGCCCGTGTTCTCGGCGCCGGCCGCGCGCGAGGCGAAGCGGTACGGGGCGCCGCGGCCGCCGATCGCGATGCGGTCGTCGGCGGTGCGCTGGGCGTACATGTAGGCGTGGGCCATGTCGCCCAGCACCTCCCGGCCGGACCAGGCGAGGGAGTCCCAGACCTCGGGCGCCAGCGGGGCCGTCGCGATCATCGAGGAGTTCATCGGGAGCCAGGACCGCTTCTGGCCCTTGAGGGCGGCCGTGAAGCCCTCCGTGCAGCGCAGTACGTACGGGGCCCGGACGGTGCCGTGGGCGGTGACGGCCCGGCCGGGGGCGATGTCGGTGACGGGGGTGGACTCGTGGATGACGACGCCCAGCCGTTCGCAGGCGGCGGCCAGGCCCAGGACGAGCTTCAGGGGGTGGACGCGGGCGCCGTGCGGGGACCAACTGGAGCCCACGGCGTCGGCGATGTCGACGCGGGCCCGGGTGTCGGTGGCGTCGTACAGCTCGCGGTCGCTCTCGCCGAAGGCGAGCTCGGCGGCGTGGAAGGCCTTGAGGCGGGCCAGTTGGGCGGGGGTGCGGGCGACTTCGAGGACGCCGCCGTGGTGGATGTCGGCGTCGATGCCCTCCTTGGCGGCGGTGCGGATGACCTCGGTGACGGTGTCGTTCATGGCCCGCTGGAGGCGGCGCGCGGCGTCGTGGCCGTGGAGTTCGGCGTAGCGGTCGCGGCCGGCGACACCGTTGTAGAGCCAGCCGCCGTTGCGGCCGGAGGCCCCGTAGCCGCAGGTCTTCTGCTCCAGGACGGTGACGCGGAGGTCGGGTGCGGAGGTCTTGAGGTGGTAGGCGGTCCACAGGCCGGTGTAGCCGCCGCCGACGATGACGACGTCGGCCGTGGCGTCGCCGGTGAGGGGGGTGCGGGGCGGCCGGGGGGCGCCGGCGTCCGTCGCGTGCCAGAAGGAGATTCCGCCGTTGATCGTCATGGGGGAGTTGCTACACCTCGTCGCGAAGGGGTGTCCAGGGACGCGGTGCCGGGTCCCCGGGCGGGATCCGCGGCCTTCTGGCTGATGCGGCGGGTGCGCGGGAGGACGTAGGCGCGCCGTCGGCCGGGGGCGGGTCAGGGGCGGCGGCCGGCCACGAACCAGCGGGCGGGGAGCATCACGGGGGTGCCGTCGGCGCCGGTCTCGCTCATCGCCAGGGCCGTCGCGCCCTCGTCGAGGACGTGCAGGCCGGCGTCGCGCAGCAGCCCGGCGATCTCGCCCTCGGCGACCTCGCCGGGCCGCAGGTCGTGTTCCTTGACGCGGCGCAGTTTCGGGGAGGGCCCGCCGGTCCGTTCGGCGTGGTCCTGGAGGACGGCCTTCGCCTCGCCGGTCGGTTCCAGGACCAGCGCCCGGCCGCGGTCCCCGACGAGGGTGGCGACGGACGCGGCGACCGCCGGCCGGTCCTCGGGGTCGCTCTGGTGCAGGACGGCCCGCATGTAGACGTGGGTGTCGCCGAGCCGGTCGTGGAGGGCGTGGGCCTGGGCGTCGTCGGCCAGGTTCAGCTGCTCGTACGTGGCGGTGCCCGCCGGGTCGGCGCGGCGGGCGTGCGCGACGGCCGCCGCGCACAGGTCGACGCCGACGACGACGGCGAACCGGGTGGCGAGGTGGCGGGTCTGGGTGCCGTTCCCGCAGCCGAGGTCCGCGAGGGGCAGGGCGGGGTCGGCGTGGGGGGTGAGGAGGGCGATGTCCCGTTCGGCGGTCAGGGAGGCGTCCGCGTCCCAGAACGCTTCGCCCGCTTCGCCGTTGCTCTGCTCCCAGAAGCCGTCCCAGGCCTTGCGGTAGCGGTCGGACACGGTCATGTGTGGTTCTCCCTCGGTGCTCCGGCATACCGGTGTCGACGGGGTGCGTACCCCGGGTGGCGGCGGGTCATCCGGGGTCCGGCGCGGCACAGGTGTGCGGACGTAGGGTCGGGAGGATGGTGGAGATTCCGACCGGATTGGTCGAGGCCCAGATCAGGTACAACGGCGACGCGGGGCGGGAGTTCATCGCCGTGTTGCCGGCGCGGGCGGCGGAGTTCCTGGAGCGGTGGGAGCTGACGCGGACGGGCCCGGGGCTGCACGGGGTGACGGCGTTGGTGCTTCCGGTGGAGCGGTCCGACGGCACACCGGCCGCGCTGAAGTTGCAGGCGTTGGACGAGGAGAGCGCGGGGGAGCACCTCGCGCTGCGGGCGTGGGGCGGGGACGGCAGCGTACGGCTGCTGGACCACGACGCGTCGACGGGCACGATGCTGCTGGAACGGCTGGACTCGGACCGGCACCTGTCGGTGCTCGCCGCCCGGGACGTGCGGCAGGCGGTACGGGTGATCGCGGAACTGTTGGCGCGGTTGACGGCCCTGCCGGCCCCGGCGGGACTGCGCGGCCTGGGCGACGTGGCGGGCGCGATGCTGGCGGACGTGCCCGCCGCGCTCGGGCGGGTGGACGAGCGGGGGCGCGGGGTGCTGCGGAACTGCGCGGCGGCGGTGGCGGAGGTGATGGGGGAGCCGGGGGATCGGCTGCTCCACTGGGACCTGCACTACGACAACGTGCTCGCGGGCGGGCGGGAGCCGTGGTTGGCGATCGACCCGAAGCCGCTGTCCGGCGATCCGGCGTTCGACCTGATGCCGGCGATCGGCGACCACTTCGCGGCGGACGACGTGTGGTGGCGCCTCGACCTGATGACGGAGGTGATGGGCCTGGACCGGGATCGGGCTCGGGCCTGGACGTTGGGGCGGGTGTTGCAGAACTGCCTGTGGGACGTGGAGGACGAGGAGCCCTTGCAGGAGGAGCAGTTGGTGACCGCCGAACTGCTGTTGGCCGGCCGCCGGGTGGGGTGAGGGCCGGCGGGCGGGGTGACGACGGACGCGGGGTGAAGGTCGCAGGGCGGGGTGACGGTCGCCTGGCGGGGTGACGGTCGGCCGGGCTCAGGGGACGAGGACGACCTTGCCCGTGGTGTCGCGCGACACGAGGGCGTCGTGGGCGGCGGCCGCCCGGGACAGGGGATAGCGCTGGATCGACGGCCGCAGTCGGCCGGCCGCGGCCTCCGCGAGGGCCCGGGTCTCCAGGGCGCGAATCGGGTCCGGGTCGCCGACGCGTCGCATCATCGCCGGGCCGAGGACGACCTCGCTGGTGACGCTGCGGGCCGTGAGGGCGGCGTGCTCGGCGTCGGTGAGGGTGAGCTCGCCGCCCGACCAGCCGAAGACGAGCCGGCGACCGCCGGGCGCGAGCAGGTCGAGGGCCGCCCGTGCGACGGCCCCGCCGACGGAGTCGAAGACGACGTCCACCCCGCCGGGGTGGTGGGCGCGTACGGCCTCCGCCCAACCGGGGTCGTTGTAGTCGAGGGCGAGGTCGGCGCCGTTGGCGTGGGCCAGGCCCGCCTTGACGGAACCACCGGCGAGGGCGACGACGGTGGCGCCCGCGTTCTTCGCGTACTGCACGAGCAGCGTGCCGATGCCGCCGGCGGCGGCCGTGACGACCGCGACGGAGCCCGGTCCGAGGTCGGCGAACCCGAGGATCCCCAGGGTGGTGCGGCCGGTCCCGATCATGGCGACGGCCCGGGCGGCGTCGAGGCCCGGTGGTACGGGGTGCAGCCGGTCGGCGGCGGCGACCGCGTACTCGGCGTACCCGCCGGGGGCGAACCCGAGGTGGACGACGACCTCGCGCCCGAGCCAGGCGGGATCGGTGCCGGGCCCCAGGGCGTCGACGGTGCCGGCGACCTCCCGGCCGGGGACGGTCGGAAGCTCGGGGAGGGCGGGGGCCGGCCCCTGGACGCCCTGGCGGAGCGCGGTGTCGAGGAGGTGGACACCGGCGGCGGCGACGGCGATCCGGACCTGCCCGGGGGCGGGCACGGGTACGGGCACGCGCTCGTAGGTGAGGTTCTCGGCGGGGCCGAAGGCGTGCAGGCGCACGGCGTTCATGGTGTCGGGGGTGGCGGTCGCGCCCGGGCGGGTGTTCGTGTCGGGGGTGGTGTTCATGGGCTCAGCCTCGGACCTCGACCGGGGTTGAGGTCAAGGGTTGCCGGGGGTTGCCGGGGTCCCCGGGGGTCTTCGGGGCCTCCGATGACCGTCGGGGTTCTTCGGGTGTCTTCGAGGGCCCGCGGGGGGCTTCGGGGCTTTGTCAGTGCGGTGGGCCACGATGGGGCGATGGTGCGAAACGAGCGGGCTCGGACGGTGAAGGCGGCGCGACGGCCGGAGGTGCGGCTGCCGGAGCTCGCGGCGTGGCCGGGCGGCGAACTGGAGCCGGACGGGGACTACGACGGGCTCGAGTTCGCGGACCTCGACCTGGTCGGGCAGGAGGGGATCGGGGCGCGGTTCATGGACTGCGCGCTGCGGCGGTGCGCACTGGACGAGACGGGGCTGACGAAGGCCCGTTTCCTGGACTCGGTACTGGAGGGGGTGAGGGGGGTGGGAACGGACCTGTCGGGGGCCTCGCTGCGGGACGTGGAACTGGTGGAGGCCCGCCTGGGCGGGATCCAACTGCACGGCGCCGTACTGGAACGGGTCGTCGTACGGGGCGGCAAGATCGACTACCTGAACCTGCGCGGCGCCCGCCTCAAGGACGTGGTGTTCGAGGGGTGCGTGCTGGTCGAACCGGACTTCGGGGGCGCGGTGCTGGAGTGCGTGGAGTTCCGGGAGTGCACCCTGCGCGGGGCGGACTTCAGCGGGGCGCGGATGACGGACGTGGACCTGCGGGAAGCGACCGAGCTGGGCATCGCACGCGGTGTGGACGCGCTGTCGGGGGCGGTGATCAGCCCGTCGCAGCTGTTCGACCTGGCTCCGGCACTGGCGGCTCAGCTCGGGCTGCGGGTGGTGCCGTAGGCGGGGGCGGGGGTGGGGGCTACGCGGGGACGCGGGGGAAGCGGGACTGGAGCGTCCAGATGACCGGGTTGTCGCCGAGCCCGTCGTGCATGTCGACGAGGTCCGCGATCACGTCGTGCAGGAAGTCCCGGGCCTCGCGGCGCAACAGGCGGTGCGTGAAGGTCAGCGGGTCCTCCTCGGCCGGCATCCAGTCGGCCTCGATGTCCACCCAGCCGAAGCGGCGCTCGAACAGCATCCGGTCGCTGGACTCGGTGAAGTCCAGTTCGGCGTACTGCCGGTTGGCGGAACGGCTTCCGCGCGGGTCCTGGTCGAGTTGCTCGACGATGTCGCAGAGCGCCCAGGCGAAGTCCAGTACCGGAACCCATCCCCAGGCTGTGGACACTTCCCGGTCCGCGTGGGTGTCGGCGAGGTAGACGTCCCCGCAGAACAGGTCGTGGCGCAGCGTGTGGACGTCCGCCGAGCGGTAGTCGGTCTGCGGGGGGTCGGGGAAGCGCCGGGAGAGGGAGTAACCGATGTCGAGCACGTACCCGATGGTGTCACGGGCGCGCCCCTCCCGGCGCCGGGGCCCCGGGAGGGCCCGTTGATCAACGGACGTTGACGGCCGTCCACGCGGCGGCGACCCGGGCGACCTGCACACTGCCCGCGCCGTGCAGTTCGGTCGCGGCCTGGAGGGTGGCCGCGCGGGCGCGGGAGTAGTTCGTCGTGGAGGTCATGTACCGGGTGAGAGCCCGGTACCAGATGAGGGTGGCCTCCTCGCGGCCGATGCCGAGCAGCTTGGAACCGTCGTGGGTGGGGGAGTCGTAGGAGACGCCGTTGATCACCTTGGGGCCGCTGCCCTCGGCGAGCAGGTAGTAGAAGTGCCGGGCGGGACCCGAGGCGGCGTGCGGATCGAGGGAGCCGAGGTCACGGGACCAGTAGTCGCGGGAGACCCCGTCCGCGCTCGGGCGGTCCATGCGGTGGGGCGGACCGTCGAAGGCGCGCTCGCCGAGGAGGTAGTCGCCGATGTCGACCTTGTTGTCGGCGAAGAACTCCCCGGCGGTGGCCAGGATGTCGGAGGTGCCCTCGTTGAGCGCGCCCGGCTCCCCGGAGTACCCGAGGCCGGCGGTGGAGGCGGTCAGACCGTGGGCGAGCTCGTGGCCGACGACGTCGAGGCT
This region of Streptomyces sp. NBC_00513 genomic DNA includes:
- a CDS encoding ABC transporter ATP-binding protein, with product MASVTFDKATRLYPGGDKPAVDQLQLEIEDGEFLVLVGPSGCGKSTSLRMLAGLEDVNGGSIRIGDRDVTHLPPKDRDIAMVFQNYALYPHMSVADNMGFALKIAGEDKATIRRKVEDAAKMLDLTQYLDRKPKALSGGQRQRVAMGRAIVRKPQVFLMDEPLSNLDAKLRVSTRTQIAALQRDLGITTVYVTHDQVEAMTMGDRVAVLKDGLLQQVDTPRNMYDRPVNLFVAGFIGSPAMNLVEVPITDGGVKFGDSVVPVSREALSAAADAGDRTVTVGVRPEHFDIGDTGGLTITVNVVEELGADGYVYGSTSEAEGKQDIVVRVNGRQVPEKGSTLHVVPRGGEIHVFSTSSGARLSD
- a CDS encoding FAD-binding oxidoreductase, which produces MTINGGISFWHATDAGAPRPPRTPLTGDATADVVIVGGGYTGLWTAYHLKTSAPDLRVTVLEQKTCGYGASGRNGGWLYNGVAGRDRYAELHGHDAARRLQRAMNDTVTEVIRTAAKEGIDADIHHGGVLEVARTPAQLARLKAFHAAELAFGESDRELYDATDTRARVDIADAVGSSWSPHGARVHPLKLVLGLAAACERLGVVIHESTPVTDIAPGRAVTAHGTVRAPYVLRCTEGFTAALKGQKRSWLPMNSSMIATAPLAPEVWDSLAWSGREVLGDMAHAYMYAQRTADDRIAIGGRGAPYRFASRAAGAENTGSTDPATVTALTTLLTSFFPRLAGTEITHAWSGVLGVPRDWCAGVTLDRLTGLGWAGGYVGSGVATSHLAARTLRDLVLGDSTELTTLPWVDHRVRRWEPEPFRWLGVHALYAAYRQADRRESATGTPNTTALARLANRVSGRH
- a CDS encoding methyltransferase domain-containing protein, with the translated sequence MTVSDRYRKAWDGFWEQSNGEAGEAFWDADASLTAERDIALLTPHADPALPLADLGCGNGTQTRHLATRFAVVVGVDLCAAAVAHARRADPAGTATYEQLNLADDAQAHALHDRLGDTHVYMRAVLHQSDPEDRPAVAASVATLVGDRGRALVLEPTGEAKAVLQDHAERTGGPSPKLRRVKEHDLRPGEVAEGEIAGLLRDAGLHVLDEGATALAMSETGADGTPVMLPARWFVAGRRP
- a CDS encoding aminoglycoside phosphotransferase family protein — encoded protein: MVEIPTGLVEAQIRYNGDAGREFIAVLPARAAEFLERWELTRTGPGLHGVTALVLPVERSDGTPAALKLQALDEESAGEHLALRAWGGDGSVRLLDHDASTGTMLLERLDSDRHLSVLAARDVRQAVRVIAELLARLTALPAPAGLRGLGDVAGAMLADVPAALGRVDERGRGVLRNCAAAVAEVMGEPGDRLLHWDLHYDNVLAGGREPWLAIDPKPLSGDPAFDLMPAIGDHFAADDVWWRLDLMTEVMGLDRDRARAWTLGRVLQNCLWDVEDEEPLQEEQLVTAELLLAGRRVG
- a CDS encoding zinc-binding dehydrogenase, with product MNAVRLHAFGPAENLTYERVPVPVPAPGQVRIAVAAAGVHLLDTALRQGVQGPAPALPELPTVPGREVAGTVDALGPGTDPAWLGREVVVHLGFAPGGYAEYAVAAADRLHPVPPGLDAARAVAMIGTGRTTLGILGFADLGPGSVAVVTAAAGGIGTLLVQYAKNAGATVVALAGGSVKAGLAHANGADLALDYNDPGWAEAVRAHHPGGVDVVFDSVGGAVARAALDLLAPGGRRLVFGWSGGELTLTDAEHAALTARSVTSEVVLGPAMMRRVGDPDPIRALETRALAEAAAGRLRPSIQRYPLSRAAAAHDALVSRDTTGKVVLVP
- a CDS encoding pentapeptide repeat-containing protein, whose translation is MVRNERARTVKAARRPEVRLPELAAWPGGELEPDGDYDGLEFADLDLVGQEGIGARFMDCALRRCALDETGLTKARFLDSVLEGVRGVGTDLSGASLRDVELVEARLGGIQLHGAVLERVVVRGGKIDYLNLRGARLKDVVFEGCVLVEPDFGGAVLECVEFRECTLRGADFSGARMTDVDLREATELGIARGVDALSGAVISPSQLFDLAPALAAQLGLRVVP